A stretch of the Dichotomicrobium thermohalophilum genome encodes the following:
- the sfsA gene encoding DNA/RNA nuclease SfsA, producing MQFPRPLIPGQLERRYKRFLADVQVESGETVTAHCPNPGSMLGLAEPGMRVWLSPSTDPKRKLKYSWELVEMAGADGVEYVGINTAHPNVLAGEAIADGRIPELQGYDTMRREVRYGANSRVDILLEGASERCLVEVKNVHLSRAPGLAEFPDSVTARGAKHLDELAVRVAEGDRAVMLYIVQRPADRFALAGDIDPGYAAAFVRAQEAGVEMLCYVCDVSLDGISVRGRIPFTDTVTTAKAAS from the coding sequence ATGCAGTTTCCGCGCCCGCTTATACCCGGTCAGCTTGAGCGAAGATACAAGCGTTTTCTCGCCGATGTGCAGGTCGAAAGCGGGGAGACGGTGACGGCGCACTGCCCCAATCCGGGCTCGATGCTCGGGCTCGCTGAGCCGGGGATGCGCGTATGGCTTTCGCCCAGTACGGACCCGAAGCGCAAGCTGAAGTACTCCTGGGAACTGGTCGAAATGGCCGGGGCGGACGGCGTGGAGTATGTTGGCATCAACACCGCCCATCCGAACGTGCTGGCGGGCGAAGCGATTGCGGACGGACGTATTCCCGAACTTCAGGGCTACGACACGATGCGCCGGGAGGTGCGCTACGGCGCAAACAGCCGTGTGGACATCCTGCTTGAGGGCGCCAGCGAGCGTTGCCTGGTCGAGGTGAAGAACGTGCATCTCAGCCGCGCGCCCGGCCTGGCCGAGTTCCCGGACAGCGTGACGGCGCGTGGGGCAAAGCATCTGGACGAGCTGGCCGTGCGCGTCGCGGAAGGCGACCGGGCTGTGATGCTGTACATCGTGCAGCGCCCCGCCGATCGGTTTGCGCTGGCCGGGGATATCGACCCTGGTTACGCCGCGGCTTTTGTGCGGGCGCAGGAGGCTGGCGTCGAGATGCTGTGTTATGTTTGCGATGTCAGCCTTGACGGTATAAGTGTTCGGGGGCGCATTCCGTTCACGGATACCGTGACGACAGCGAAAGCAGCGTCCTGA
- a CDS encoding competence/damage-inducible protein A, whose product MAETDTGIVTAGLVVIGDEVLSGRTKDKNIGYVAEKLTETGIQLKEVRIVADDQAAIVEAVNTLRQRHDYVFTTGGIGPTHDDITADAIGAAFGLPVEMDERALDIMRRHFRESQLTPARLRMTRMPVGAALIDNPVSVAPGFSVENVYVMAGVPQIMQGMLDQVLPDLRAGRKILSRTLRVSAKEGDIADVLGEVQAAFADIAIGSYPFHVDNRFGVNVVFRGPDDERLEAALRQVQEALAGRSIFSDLPGEDDVS is encoded by the coding sequence ATGGCGGAAACTGACACGGGTATCGTGACGGCCGGGCTGGTTGTGATCGGCGACGAAGTCCTGTCCGGCCGGACAAAGGACAAGAACATCGGCTATGTCGCCGAAAAGCTGACGGAGACCGGTATCCAGCTCAAGGAAGTGCGAATTGTCGCCGACGATCAGGCCGCCATCGTCGAGGCGGTCAACACGCTCCGCCAGCGCCACGATTATGTCTTCACGACCGGCGGCATCGGCCCGACGCATGACGATATCACGGCGGATGCCATCGGCGCGGCGTTCGGCTTGCCGGTCGAAATGGATGAGCGCGCGCTCGACATCATGCGCCGGCACTTCCGCGAGAGCCAGTTGACGCCCGCGCGGCTGCGGATGACGCGGATGCCGGTGGGCGCGGCGCTGATCGACAATCCGGTCTCGGTCGCGCCGGGCTTTTCGGTCGAGAATGTCTATGTGATGGCCGGCGTCCCCCAGATCATGCAGGGCATGCTCGATCAGGTCTTGCCGGACCTGCGCGCGGGGCGGAAAATCCTCAGCAGGACGCTTCGCGTCTCTGCCAAGGAGGGCGATATCGCAGACGTGCTGGGCGAGGTGCAGGCGGCGTTTGCCGACATCGCCATCGGCAGCTATCCGTTTCACGTGGACAACCGCTTCGGCGTCAACGTCGTGTTCCGCGGACCGGACGACGAGCGTCTGGAGGCCGCCTTGCGCCAGGTGCAGGAGGCACTTGCCGGGCGAAGCATCTTTTCCGACCTTCCCGGCGAGGACGACGTGAGCTAG
- a CDS encoding vitamin B12-dependent ribonucleotide reductase: protein MRIERRFTTEGQSPYAEIGFRKASSEIRNPDGSVVFRLDSFSVPAHFSQVAADILAQKYFRKAGVPARLKRVEENDVPSWLWRSVPDEAALAELAEDERYGSETDSRQVFDRLAGTWTYWGWKNNYFNSERDARAFFDELRYMLAMQMAAPNSPQWFNTGLHWAYGIDGPSQGHFYVDPQTGELTRADSAYEHPQPHACFIQSVEDDLVNERGIMDLWVREGRLFKYGSGTGSNFSKLRGEGEPLSGGGKSSGLMSFLKIGDRAAGAIKSGGTTRRAAKMVIVDVDHPDIEEFVNWKVVEEQKVAALVAGSKACAKHLNAVMRAAVNCEGSGDDCFDPARNPALKREIKAARAAHVPENYIQRVIQFARQGYKKIEFEVYDTDWDSEAYRTVAGQNSNNSVRVNDDFLRAVEKGESWPLRGRITGETVREIDAAALWDQIGYAAWASADPGIQFHTTINDWHTCPASGPIRASNPCSEYMFLDDTACNLASLNLMAFRDSEGAFDVDAFIHGCRLWTVVLEISVTMAQFPSPEIAQLSYEYRTLGLGFANLGGLLMASGIPYDSDEGRALAGAISALMTGTSYATSAEMAAELGAFAGYAKNAEHMLRVMRNHRRAAHGQIDGYEKLNTPPVPLNAAACPEPRVAEAACDAWDKALALGEQHGYRNAQATVIAPTGTIGLVMDCDTTGIEPDFALVKFKKLAGGGYFKIINRTVPEALGRLGYDKAAIDAIVTYAVGHGTLQGAPHVNHETLRAKGFTPEKIAAVEAGLASAFDIKFAFNKFTLGEDFCTEVLGLPAERLDSPDFDMLAELGFTRQQIDAANQYVCGAMTLEGAPGLKPEHLPVFDCANPCGRKGKRFLSTESHIQMMAAAQPFISGAISKTINMPGNATVEDCKNAYLQSWRLALKANALYRDGSKLSQPLSTQTLDDDEETDDADVPAMQPAQAKAEVVAEKIVERVVERVRMRAQREKLPDRRKGYTQKATVGGHKVYLRTGEYENGQLGEIFIDMHKEGAAFRSLMNNFAIAVSLGLQYGVPLEEYVDAFTFTRFEPAGIVQGNDTIKNATSILDYIFRELAVSYLERQDLAHVDPAEAGDTTIGSGENEGGEVAVVADRYMSRGMMRGSFDNKVVMVAEDKANANPVAALQQNITTALHEAQASRVMEEAVTPTSVEAEVVSTARLSSEARLKGYEGEACGDCGNFTLVRNGTCLKCDTCGATSGCS from the coding sequence ATGCGGATCGAACGGCGCTTTACCACTGAGGGGCAATCACCATACGCGGAGATCGGCTTTCGCAAGGCCAGCAGTGAAATCCGCAATCCCGACGGCTCGGTCGTGTTCCGGCTGGACAGCTTTTCGGTGCCCGCGCATTTCAGCCAGGTCGCGGCCGATATTCTCGCGCAGAAATACTTTCGCAAGGCTGGCGTGCCGGCGCGGTTGAAGCGGGTCGAGGAAAACGACGTGCCGTCCTGGCTGTGGCGCTCGGTGCCGGACGAGGCGGCGCTGGCGGAGCTGGCCGAAGACGAGCGCTACGGTAGTGAGACAGATTCGCGCCAGGTGTTCGACCGGCTCGCCGGAACCTGGACCTACTGGGGCTGGAAAAACAACTATTTCAACAGCGAGCGGGACGCGCGCGCCTTCTTCGACGAACTTCGCTACATGCTCGCCATGCAGATGGCTGCGCCGAACAGCCCGCAGTGGTTCAACACCGGCCTGCACTGGGCCTACGGCATTGACGGGCCGAGCCAGGGGCATTTCTACGTTGATCCGCAGACCGGCGAGCTGACCCGGGCCGATTCTGCCTATGAGCATCCGCAGCCGCATGCCTGCTTCATCCAGTCGGTCGAGGATGACCTGGTGAACGAGCGCGGCATCATGGACCTGTGGGTTCGCGAGGGCCGCCTGTTCAAATACGGCTCCGGCACCGGCTCCAACTTTTCCAAGCTGCGCGGGGAAGGCGAGCCGCTGTCCGGGGGCGGCAAATCCTCCGGCCTGATGAGCTTCCTCAAGATCGGCGACCGCGCGGCCGGCGCGATCAAGTCGGGCGGAACCACGCGGCGCGCCGCCAAGATGGTAATTGTCGATGTCGATCACCCGGATATTGAAGAGTTCGTCAACTGGAAGGTCGTCGAGGAGCAGAAGGTCGCCGCGCTGGTCGCCGGCTCAAAGGCCTGCGCCAAGCATCTTAACGCGGTGATGCGCGCGGCGGTGAACTGCGAGGGCAGCGGCGACGACTGCTTCGATCCGGCGCGCAATCCCGCGCTCAAGCGCGAGATCAAGGCCGCGCGTGCGGCGCATGTTCCGGAGAACTACATCCAGCGCGTCATACAGTTCGCGCGGCAGGGCTACAAGAAGATCGAGTTCGAGGTCTACGACACAGACTGGGACAGCGAAGCCTATCGCACTGTCGCTGGTCAGAATTCGAATAACTCGGTCCGGGTCAATGATGACTTCCTGCGCGCGGTCGAGAAGGGCGAGAGCTGGCCGCTGCGCGGCCGAATCACGGGTGAAACCGTCCGCGAGATCGACGCTGCTGCACTCTGGGACCAGATCGGCTATGCGGCCTGGGCCTCCGCCGATCCGGGTATCCAGTTCCATACCACCATCAACGACTGGCACACCTGCCCGGCCTCGGGGCCCATCCGCGCCTCGAACCCGTGTTCAGAATACATGTTCCTCGACGACACGGCCTGTAACCTGGCCTCGCTGAACCTGATGGCGTTCCGCGACAGCGAGGGGGCGTTTGATGTCGATGCCTTTATTCATGGCTGCCGCCTCTGGACGGTTGTGCTGGAGATTTCCGTGACGATGGCGCAGTTCCCCTCGCCGGAGATTGCGCAGCTCTCCTACGAGTACCGCACGCTGGGGCTCGGCTTCGCCAATCTGGGCGGACTGCTGATGGCGTCGGGCATTCCGTACGACTCCGACGAAGGACGGGCGCTGGCCGGGGCGATTTCGGCCCTGATGACCGGCACGTCCTATGCCACGAGTGCGGAAATGGCGGCCGAGCTTGGCGCCTTCGCGGGCTATGCCAAAAACGCCGAGCACATGCTGCGGGTGATGCGTAACCACCGCCGCGCGGCGCACGGTCAGATCGACGGCTACGAGAAGCTCAACACGCCGCCGGTTCCGCTGAACGCCGCGGCCTGTCCGGAGCCGCGGGTGGCCGAAGCGGCCTGCGACGCCTGGGACAAGGCTTTGGCGCTGGGCGAGCAGCACGGTTACCGCAACGCACAGGCAACGGTCATCGCGCCGACCGGCACCATCGGGCTCGTCATGGATTGCGATACCACGGGCATCGAGCCGGACTTCGCGCTGGTGAAGTTCAAGAAGCTGGCGGGCGGCGGCTACTTCAAGATCATCAACCGCACGGTGCCCGAGGCGCTCGGCAGGCTCGGCTACGACAAGGCGGCGATCGACGCGATCGTGACCTATGCGGTCGGCCACGGCACGCTGCAAGGGGCGCCGCACGTCAACCACGAGACGCTGCGGGCCAAGGGCTTTACGCCGGAGAAGATCGCGGCGGTGGAGGCCGGGCTGGCCAGCGCCTTCGACATCAAGTTCGCCTTCAACAAGTTCACGCTTGGCGAGGACTTCTGCACGGAGGTGCTGGGCTTGCCTGCTGAGCGGCTGGACTCGCCGGACTTCGACATGCTGGCCGAGCTTGGCTTCACGCGCCAGCAGATCGACGCGGCGAACCAGTATGTCTGCGGGGCGATGACGCTGGAGGGCGCGCCGGGCCTCAAGCCCGAGCACTTGCCGGTGTTCGACTGCGCCAATCCTTGCGGCCGCAAGGGCAAGCGTTTCCTCTCGACCGAAAGCCACATCCAGATGATGGCTGCGGCGCAGCCCTTCATCTCCGGCGCGATCTCCAAGACCATCAACATGCCGGGCAACGCCACGGTCGAGGACTGCAAGAACGCCTACCTGCAGTCCTGGCGGCTGGCTCTGAAGGCAAACGCGCTGTATCGCGACGGCTCGAAGCTGTCGCAGCCGCTGAGCACGCAGACGCTTGACGATGATGAGGAGACGGACGACGCTGATGTCCCGGCGATGCAGCCGGCGCAGGCAAAGGCCGAGGTCGTCGCCGAGAAGATCGTCGAGCGCGTGGTGGAGCGCGTGCGGATGCGTGCCCAGCGCGAGAAGCTGCCCGACCGCCGCAAGGGCTACACTCAGAAGGCGACCGTCGGCGGTCACAAGGTCTATCTCCGCACGGGCGAGTACGAGAACGGCCAGCTCGGCGAGATCTTCATCGACATGCACAAAGAGGGCGCGGCCTTCCGCTCGCTGATGAACAATTTCGCCATCGCCGTTTCGCTCGGCCTGCAGTACGGGGTGCCGCTTGAAGAGTACGTTGACGCCTTCACCTTCACCCGGTTCGAGCCGGCAGGCATTGTGCAGGGCAACGACACCATCAAGAACGCCACATCCATCCTCGATTACATCTTCCGGGAACTGGCGGTGTCGTACCTTGAGCGCCAGGATCTCGCCCATGTCGATCCGGCCGAAGCGGGTGATACCACCATTGGCAGCGGCGAAAACGAAGGCGGCGAGGTCGCCGTGGTGGCAGACCGCTACATGAGCCGGGGCATGATGCGCGGGTCGTTCGACAACAAGGTCGTGATGGTCGCCGAGGACAAGGCGAACGCCAATCCTGTGGCCGCTCTGCAGCAGAACATCACAACCGCGCTGCACGAAGCGCAGGCGTCACGGGTGATGGAAGAGGCCGTCACGCCGACCAGCGTGGAGGCTGAGGTGGTATCGACCGCGCGCCTTAGCTCAGAGGCCCGGCTGAAGGGCTATGAGGGTGAAGCATGCGGTGACTGCGGCAACTTCACGCTTGTGCGCAACGGCACCTGCCTGAAGTGCGACACCTGCGGGGCGACGAGCGGCTGTTCGTAA
- a CDS encoding metallophosphoesterase family protein, whose protein sequence is MFTLAHLSDPHLGPLPRARFHQLLSKRLFGYVNWYRRQGVHRPEALDAILTDLRAHAPDHTAVTGDLVNLALPAEFTHALAWLRGLGEAGDVSVIPGNHDAYVPQWGGDGFRLWTDYMRSDARGAEFLESGSAIFPYVRVFGEVALIGTSTARATAPFIAAGRLGRAQLGQLEAALEALAAAGLTRVLLIHHPPLPGMASWRRGLHDARALRDVLERVGTELVLHGHEHRFTLNWLTWAGGITPIVGAPSASAAASATRPSGHGKPPAAYHLYRIERDKAGCVIHMTRRGLIEGGARVGDLGEMRLSPTRGDANTGEILRKNG, encoded by the coding sequence ATGTTCACGCTCGCCCACTTGTCCGACCCGCATCTCGGCCCCCTGCCGCGTGCGCGCTTCCACCAGCTCCTGAGCAAGCGCCTCTTCGGCTACGTCAACTGGTACAGGCGGCAGGGCGTTCACCGTCCCGAGGCGCTTGATGCGATCTTAACGGACCTGCGGGCGCACGCACCAGATCACACCGCTGTGACGGGCGATCTTGTCAATCTGGCGCTTCCGGCCGAGTTCACCCACGCACTTGCCTGGCTGCGCGGCCTGGGCGAAGCGGGCGATGTCAGCGTCATTCCCGGCAATCACGACGCCTACGTGCCGCAGTGGGGCGGTGATGGGTTCCGGCTCTGGACGGACTATATGCGCTCGGATGCGCGCGGTGCCGAATTTCTTGAAAGCGGCAGTGCCATATTTCCCTATGTGCGCGTGTTCGGTGAGGTCGCGCTGATCGGCACGTCCACGGCCCGCGCGACCGCGCCGTTCATTGCGGCGGGGCGGCTGGGGCGCGCGCAGCTCGGGCAGCTGGAGGCAGCGCTAGAAGCGCTTGCTGCGGCAGGGCTGACGCGGGTGCTTCTGATCCACCATCCACCGCTGCCGGGGATGGCCAGTTGGCGGCGCGGTCTCCATGACGCGCGTGCACTGCGGGACGTGCTGGAGCGCGTCGGTACAGAGCTGGTGCTGCACGGCCATGAGCATCGCTTCACGCTCAACTGGCTGACCTGGGCGGGCGGGATAACGCCGATCGTTGGCGCCCCATCGGCGTCCGCGGCGGCCTCGGCGACCCGGCCCAGTGGCCATGGCAAGCCGCCAGCAGCATATCACCTCTATCGCATTGAACGCGATAAAGCCGGCTGTGTGATTCATATGACACGCCGCGGGCTCATCGAAGGCGGCGCGCGGGTTGGAGACCTCGGCGAAATGCGTTTGTCCCCAACCCGGGGAGACGCGAATACTGGCGAAATTCTCCGGAAAAACGGCTGA
- a CDS encoding TRAP transporter substrate-binding protein, with amino-acid sequence MKRRAFIGGLAATSAAAASFPRPAISQGKRQFRLASTYNSSARGYSTSLRRLVERIRLATEGQIEIKIFWPGEIVDAFDSFDAASRGDVDMYYGSEQYWYKRKSPGYAFFGSLPYGMTVTEHEAWMEYLGGKELWRELSARYNIMPLAAGDTGVQMGGWFKQEINSMADFQGLRYRVPGIYGPIIDKIGGQSVSMPGGKITEAFRNGELDAAEFVGPWADREKEFYRYARYYYWPGVHSPMAMQAIGVNMQVWNSLKPEHQKVMELACQQERRDMTEDYYSFHGLVLQQLIKEDGVRLRQFPDEVLTGIGKAAGEVIAEQVQGDELLSRIYASFMNARKRLLRWGSYGDESFLVGRRLPFRYGPAGDVELIRPKPVDSRFLPSGDADQMPDPSAEPVITNTITRI; translated from the coding sequence ATGAAACGTAGAGCATTTATCGGCGGTCTGGCGGCGACCTCGGCGGCAGCGGCGAGCTTTCCGCGCCCCGCGATTTCGCAGGGGAAGCGGCAGTTCCGGCTGGCCTCGACCTACAATTCCAGCGCACGCGGCTATTCGACCAGTTTGCGTCGTCTGGTGGAGCGCATCCGGCTGGCGACCGAAGGCCAGATCGAGATCAAGATTTTCTGGCCGGGCGAGATCGTCGACGCTTTCGACAGCTTCGACGCTGCCTCGCGCGGTGATGTCGACATGTATTATGGCTCGGAGCAGTACTGGTACAAGCGCAAGTCGCCGGGCTACGCCTTCTTCGGGTCGCTGCCCTACGGCATGACAGTTACCGAGCACGAGGCCTGGATGGAGTATCTCGGCGGCAAGGAGCTGTGGCGCGAACTCTCGGCGCGCTACAATATCATGCCGCTGGCCGCGGGCGATACCGGCGTGCAGATGGGCGGCTGGTTCAAGCAGGAAATCAACTCCATGGCCGACTTCCAGGGGCTGCGCTATCGCGTCCCGGGGATTTACGGGCCAATCATCGACAAGATCGGCGGCCAGTCCGTCAGCATGCCGGGCGGCAAGATCACCGAGGCGTTTCGCAACGGCGAGCTGGACGCGGCGGAGTTCGTCGGGCCCTGGGCAGACCGCGAAAAGGAATTTTACAGATACGCACGCTACTACTACTGGCCGGGCGTGCACTCGCCGATGGCGATGCAGGCGATCGGCGTGAACATGCAGGTCTGGAACAGCCTGAAGCCGGAGCACCAGAAAGTCATGGAGCTGGCCTGCCAGCAGGAGCGCCGCGATATGACGGAAGACTATTACAGCTTCCACGGGCTGGTGCTGCAGCAGCTTATCAAGGAAGACGGGGTGCGATTGCGCCAGTTCCCGGACGAGGTGCTGACCGGCATCGGCAAGGCCGCCGGCGAAGTCATCGCCGAGCAGGTGCAGGGGGACGAGCTGCTCTCGCGGATCTACGCCAGCTTCATGAATGCGCGCAAGCGCTTGCTGCGCTGGGGGTCTTACGGCGACGAGAGCTTCCTGGTCGGACGCCGGCTGCCGTTCCGCTATGGCCCGGCGGGTGATGTCGAGCTGATCCGGCCGAAGCCTGTCGATTCGCGCTTCCTGCCCTCGGGTGACGCGGACCAGATGCCCGACCCGAGCGCCGAGCCGGTGATTACGAACACCATCACCCGCATCTAG
- a CDS encoding TRAP transporter substrate-binding protein, with protein sequence MKRRTFLTGGAVAATSSVAAPAVAQGKRELKMALAWPLNYPGYGTSAQILAKKITEATGGRLTVKPYGANDLVPVAEMFDAVAEGRVDMYHAIEYYWEDKDPAFNFFASVPFGLSPIEMDTWLNKYGGQELWDDLSARYNIKPLAAGNTGVQMGGWFNKPIRSEADLQGLRIRVTGLAAEVYRSFGAEPVVLPGGKVVDALSAGEIDAAEWVGPWNDMALGLHRAARYYYHPGFHEPGTQISVGMNLDLWIGLSEGEKELIKMACRTEAVRMLAEFNSRNAAAITQLVRSGNNEIIGFPDNLLNEFGKASSDVAMRLADSSEHAKAIFDNFVSARYQLLRWTKVAEDAFLLARRLPFNYDRSEALGLDRDVSPGEDGSGQQLLRQGSREVPGETRSSVDAEPKIIDVQPD encoded by the coding sequence ATGAAACGCCGAACCTTTCTTACGGGTGGGGCAGTTGCTGCGACATCTTCGGTTGCCGCCCCGGCGGTGGCACAGGGCAAGCGCGAGCTGAAAATGGCGCTCGCTTGGCCGCTGAACTACCCGGGTTACGGGACCAGCGCGCAGATCCTCGCCAAGAAGATCACCGAAGCCACGGGCGGCCGGCTCACCGTGAAGCCCTACGGCGCGAATGACCTCGTCCCGGTGGCGGAGATGTTCGACGCCGTGGCCGAGGGCCGGGTCGATATGTATCATGCCATCGAGTACTACTGGGAAGACAAGGACCCGGCGTTCAACTTCTTCGCCTCGGTGCCCTTCGGCCTCAGCCCGATCGAGATGGACACCTGGCTCAACAAGTACGGCGGCCAGGAGCTGTGGGACGATCTCTCGGCCCGCTACAACATCAAGCCGCTAGCCGCCGGTAACACCGGGGTGCAGATGGGTGGCTGGTTCAACAAGCCGATCCGCAGCGAGGCGGACTTGCAAGGTCTGCGCATCCGCGTGACCGGCCTTGCCGCTGAAGTCTACAGATCCTTCGGGGCTGAACCCGTCGTCCTGCCAGGCGGCAAGGTGGTCGACGCATTGAGCGCCGGCGAGATCGACGCAGCCGAGTGGGTGGGGCCCTGGAACGACATGGCGCTCGGGCTGCACCGCGCGGCGCGATACTATTACCATCCGGGGTTCCACGAGCCGGGCACGCAGATCAGCGTGGGCATGAACCTCGATCTCTGGATCGGGCTATCCGAGGGCGAGAAGGAACTGATCAAGATGGCCTGCCGCACCGAGGCCGTGCGGATGCTCGCCGAGTTCAACTCGCGCAACGCCGCGGCGATCACCCAGCTTGTGCGCTCCGGCAATAACGAGATCATCGGCTTCCCCGACAATCTGCTCAACGAGTTCGGCAAGGCCTCCAGCGATGTTGCCATGCGGCTGGCCGACAGCAGCGAGCACGCCAAGGCGATTTTCGACAACTTCGTGAGCGCCCGCTACCAGCTTCTCCGCTGGACCAAGGTCGCCGAGGATGCGTTCCTGCTCGCCCGGCGTTTGCCGTTCAACTATGACCGCTCCGAAGCGCTTGGACTGGACCGGGATGTGTCGCCGGGAGAGGACGGGTCCGGGCAGCAGCTTCTGCGGCAAGGCTCGCGCGAGGTTCCCGGCGAAACGCGCAGTTCGGTGGACGCGGAACCGAAAATCATCGACGTCCAGCCGGACTAG
- a CDS encoding gamma-glutamylcyclotransferase family protein — protein MNWQAGNPARQPLFVYGTLRRASGHPMSRALAHNARRLGPGAIRGSMTYLGPYPAVVEDEQAGWIMGDVFEVMGGRHFWRVLDIYEGCHEVNPGYERRRIPVRLDAAGRGVWIDAWCYLLSPQLGTCG, from the coding sequence ATGAATTGGCAGGCAGGGAATCCCGCTCGCCAGCCCCTTTTTGTCTATGGCACGCTCCGGCGCGCTAGCGGTCATCCGATGAGCCGGGCGCTTGCGCACAACGCAAGGCGGCTCGGGCCCGGCGCGATCCGCGGCAGCATGACCTATCTCGGCCCGTACCCCGCCGTGGTCGAGGACGAGCAGGCTGGCTGGATCATGGGCGACGTTTTCGAGGTCATGGGCGGGCGCCACTTTTGGCGCGTGCTCGATATCTATGAAGGTTGCCACGAGGTAAATCCAGGCTATGAACGTCGCCGCATTCCCGTCCGGCTCGACGCGGCCGGGCGCGGCGTCTGGATCGACGCCTGGTGCTACCTCTTGAGCCCACAGCTGGGCACTTGCGGGTGA